The following is a genomic window from Engraulis encrasicolus isolate BLACKSEA-1 chromosome 13, IST_EnEncr_1.0, whole genome shotgun sequence.
CTGACCGCTCAGCACCACATAGACTAGCCTAGTTTGAAATGAatattcttccccaaagctgtcactaaactgaacttacacttactggaatgtattcatctacagtataaagCACCATGCACCTTGTAttaaagctcaaatctcagtatactttgtaaaatgacaataaaggctttctattctattctattctaatacgATTGCTCTCAATGGGACACCACACAGGATGCCCAGAACCAGAATATGAACTTGTTATATTTCCAAGTAGCAGGATTTCAATGGGCCCCAACCTGGCCACCCCATGGTCAAAACTGTCCTGATGTAGAGGAACCAACTTGGATTGCTTTCCTTTCAGCTTTCCTCTCTTTGCACAGCTCTCCATCTTATGTATGGATCAAATGTTTGTATGAATTGAagaatattttgttttaatttacaaaataccaagtgtcccaactttttgtaaACCAGTTTGTATCTCAATATTGTAGCACCCAACTCACTATACGTATATAGTGATTAATAAAAGGCTACCAGGACATGTCAAGAATAACTTTGCTAGGTTACAatttacaacacagcactgtcctaactgtattcatgtatgctttttgtctttgcaaaatgttcagttttttacCTCTGAATTGTCAGATGGCTTTACTAGGCTCATGTATAAAGATAAAGACAGGCCTGATGTGTACTGAGACATGTAAGCCATATTGAGACATTATGTCTTCAAAAAGTGAATTGAAGTGTAGATTGTATTTTCACATAATTGCTATGACTTCAATGGAAACAAAATGACATCAAAGGGGACATTGCCACACATTGCTAATGTATAACCTCTTGAAGGATTCatgtagtgattttaggacacGGTCAATATTCAGACATCACAATACCACATAATTGCTCGgaacctgttttcattgatgctggttgctactgtAAGGAAAAGGGTGAATATTTGTAATATGGAGCATTTCTCAgcattgctacagtgattttaagacaatggctCGGGTACATATGCcttaataccacaaaatcaattagaAACGGCATAATtaatgctggttgctaagggaaatgctttacctagcaaccgttgctatgcaacatggaattttgagtgcctccacccctgatattgataagcatgtcctaatgaacacctgtgccaattttcatgcttgtatcaccttgtgagcgattttttcacccattgcttAGACTaatagatttcctgtcaaacttcaaaatttcggtgatgttgcgtcgacgaggtgacatgtcacatggtgtcaaactatcgcgggatgaatgcgactgcagtcagatcttgcaacctttGCAGTTGCTTattcccttcaacgctcgtctgcagaccgcctccgaggtcatgcgcccatgaactggttggtcaacaactcactcacgggTCTATaagagtcttgtctcacacctctacacaagtttgcgcaggtccccacttcagctcctcctcgatgcctgtccccccactcctcacacatggtgtgttagtagagcaaactggtgcgagctcatcgtctcattcatatttgtggccgactttaaatgcgctgttttaataacacccacatcgtgacaacaagttctcgctcacgtgtttTTTCTCCATCGATCGACAAAAATCTAAGTCGTATGAGCCTACTTCAGGTCATACTGAACTGAGGGCTGTACCAAGTAATGGGTTTCACGGACTTGGGTATCAACCACTCAAATTTTCCCTGTAATAACTAATTCAGGGTCACCTAAAGGTTatggcttttttttctttgtaggtttagtacagtaggctacaaaacaTACATGTGTTTATTATTAGCTtagttgtatgtacagtataatatGTAGCAtgcaataataatcatcatcatcatcgtagtcatcatcatacacacatcacatttatTTGTTACATGCACAAGGTAAGCAAAAAAAAACCACTAGAACTCTAATCTTCAAGCCTCGGTTTAAATTTGTGACCAAATGTTGTCCACCAAATGTGAGGCTTGGGTTAGTCTTACCCTGTTGTTAAACTTGTCATAACGTTTCCCTTTGACTCTTCTGGGGTTCGGGAACGTCTGCGAAATGTCCACGTGTATAACAGAGGGTTCACACAGCTGTTAAGCATCGTGAGAGTCTTTGCAACACCATGACCTGAATACCAAAAGTGGTTAAGTTGTACTACTGGGTTGCTTGGCCTCAGCGCAAGTCCAAGAACCCTCACAAGGTTCATCACATGAAAAGGGAACCATAGTATGAAAAAAGTAACAAGGATTGCAATCACCAATCTGGCCAGTCTAGGGTTGCTGAAGAGGGGGTTTTGCTTCACCTTCTTGTGGAGGCAGAAGTAGAACATCGCCATGATGGAGAAGGGAAGGACAAAGCCCAGCAGTGTCTCGCCGAGAAGAATGCCCAGTGTCTCTTCGTCAGTGACTCGCTGACAGACCGAATTTTGTCCTTCTGTAATGTCTGCTTTTACTGCGGCTGGGCTGGAGAGAATCAGAGCAAGACTCCAGAGGCAGACAAGAAGTAGCTTTTCTCCTTTGCTGCCCAGCTTGGTCCACTGGCTCCGATGCAGAACCACCACGTATCTCTGAATGCTCATCAGAGTCACAGTCAGCACGCTACAGTTGGTGCTGGTAAAGATGAGCAGTGAAGCGAGTTTGCACAGGGCCCGGCCTAATGTCCAGGCAAAGTTCAAGTTGTACATCCACAGCGGTAAAGTTATCAAACGTAAGATGTCTGAAGCAGCGAGGTTCAGCATGAGATGGAGGGTGAAGTTGTCCTTCTTGAGGTGGCGACGGAGGAAGACCAGGACAGCAATGTTAGCGGGGACACCCAGTAGGAAACAAGCACCCAGAACCCCAGTGCTGGCCTGATGCATCGTAGAGATGCCGGAGCCGTTAGATCTGGAGTGGTTCAGATGCTCCATATTCCCACAGATTGACTTCAGCTGTACCGTACTATCAGCTACTGCTGAACAGTGCACGGACAGAGAGTGGAGCACCACAAGCGCCTCATCATGGATATAAACAGGTCATGCAATAACCACATCCCGTGTCTTTACAGTAAGAACACAGCGTACACagtctacacagcacagcagacaacACTGCATTATAGTATAAAAGATTTTAGAAAGATTTCTGTTTGCGCAATAACTTTTGGAAGGTTGGATGGGGTAAGACCACCTCTCATGTGTGGATACCTTATAAAAGGTACACAGGAACTTCACTTTTGGTGGACAATACAAGACGGCCGCAGTGTGGAGGCATCCATATCAAAGCTTACGTAGTCCATCGAGATCTGTCTGTTTTCATTTTGCTAAACGAGATTAGGTAAAACTAGATGAACTCGCATATAGTGGCCAAAAGTATTTATGCCTGGCAAGTTCGTCTAACCTTGGTCATGGTAAGATTGCCACAATAGGCACCAGCCCGGACCCACCAATGACCACCTGTTTGAGTCTTTGGGGCAGGACGTTAGAGGCAGCAGATTGGCTGCGGGCGGCTAACAAAGGCTGATCGTTTGATAAGTCAAGGCAGAGGCGATTTGAACCATAACAACGGTGGTCCCATCCACAGCCATCAGCAATCTGAACCGAGCAATTACAGACTAACATTTGCATGTTTTTGTCAGGCTGAAACTCAGGATTCTACAGTAGAGGCTTGAGCTAGCCAGAGGcctgagggagccaatcagaggcgGTCGAAAAGGCGCTCACGTGTGCTTCTTGACAAACGGAAGTTTACAGTTAGTTCAAAGATGATTACTATGGCACTAATGCAGAGCCTGTTGGGCCTATTTGCCCGTGTTGTGTTCTTTGTCCTTTTCTGTTTCCTGTTTCCTTGAACATAAGAAACGCACACATCCAAAAATAAATGATTGCATTCTAGTGAAGTGTAGCAAGAAACCTGTGGTTTCATACTGTATGTTGGGATGTGTAGGCTAAACCTCTTCTTTTGCAAATATATTTAACATGATTTAAGTGTAACAGAGGAAGACATCATGTCTGAGGGCTTGCTTGTACACAgctcaccacaacacacacacacacacacacacacacacacacacacacacacacacacacacacacacacacacacacacacacacacacacacacacacacacacacacacacacacacacacacacacactggtttgcaTTCATATGCAGAGCTGTGAAAGCATCAACCACAACCTTGTTtctgtgaagtgatgctgtgaaGTGATGCTCCCAATAAAACTCACaatgctctcgctctcg
Proteins encoded in this region:
- the LOC134460498 gene encoding apelin receptor B-like; this translates as MEHLNHSRSNGSGISTMHQASTGVLGACFLLGVPANIAVLVFLRRHLKKDNFTLHLMLNLAASDILRLITLPLWMYNLNFAWTLGRALCKLASLLIFTSTNCSVLTVTLMSIQRYVVVLHRSQWTKLGSKGEKLLLVCLWSLALILSSPAAVKADITEGQNSVCQRVTDEETLGILLGETLLGFVLPFSIMAMFYFCLHKKVKQNPLFSNPRLARLVIAILVTFFILWFPFHVMNLTFPNPRRVKGKRYDKFNNRS